TGCCCTCTTTTGTGTCAGTAGGTAACAAACTATCCCTAGGTCTGGTTTATAAATAAGTGAATTATGTGCATGTAGAGATAGCCAAGATTACAAATATCAGGGAAGATGGATACGTAGGTCAGAATAAACCTTCATTAGaacctccccccaaaaaaccccacaaaaatcctaaaacaaaacaaacaaccccccctccaaaaaaaagaaagaaagacccACACTTAAAAAGTCCCCACAACAATAGCAAttacttaaaggaaaaaaaaaggataaaggTGAACTAACTAGCTGGGGAAGATAAATGACAAAGATAGTTCTTCAATAATATGCTGTGGGATGTCAGAGAGTTCTCTTTCCTTGGCACTTTTAGGAGACTGGACAAACGCTGGTACAACTGCACTGCTTGCAGATAGAGGGGCTGCATGCTGTAATACAGTTTACTAGTAGAAAATACTCATGGTTTTCACTTGGAacttacagaatcacagattacAAGCTTTTATAGTGGAAGAAAGGCATCTAGGCTGACAGAGAAACACCTTTGCAATCTCTTTTCTCTAGGGTGTGAATGGCAAGTGGGAGCATAGCTTGGAGTTGTGCATTGTAAGAAACCCCATTTCCACCAACAGATATTTCCTCTTGGATGTTCTGGGTTgttctcctcttcttcctcctcctccctgggccCAGCACCGCCTGGCTACCTCCATGCCTAAGCAAGGGGCAATATAAAGCAGCCTTGAGTCTTTGTAGGCTGCCTAGTTTGCATAGGTCATAAAAATAGCGCGTGGTATTTTAACCGTGATCACAGAATCAGTTAAGTTGGGAAGCACATCTGAGATTATTGAGTCCAGCCTATGACCCAACACCACCCTGTCAAGAAGACCATGGGACTAAGGGCCACATTAAGTCTGTCCTTAAACACCTTCACCTCACCTTCCTTCTAGGTACTGAAAACCTGACTCTGACACTGGCTGGAAGTGCAGTTTGTCTTTCATGCTTCAGACCAGTTCATCCCAGTGTACAAAATTCCAGTTGCCTAATCACAATGGAAAACCATATGGGGGATAAATTTCAAATCTGTTACAGAAAATTTTCAAGGAAGTATCATCTTCCCTGGCATCTCTGCtaacaacatttaaaatacttcCCTGCTGCTAAGAGACCCCCTGAGGAAATAAGCTGCTGCTTGCGTGTTAACTTCACCTCAGTGCAGCAGAGAGGGATGGTTTTAGTGCAAAATTAGAAATTGCTCTGGTCAGACAAAGCAAAAAGATGGGCTGGAAACATTCTGGCACAATGCCATAATCGTATCTGTTACAGAGACACTGCAGATAGAATAAGGGAAGTGTAGAGGAAAAACAAGTCTGTCAGCTGCGAGTTGGTGTCTTCACACCTTTCATAAATTGGGAACATTTTGTATTGTGCCTTTCTTTGTTagataaaatgtatttcttatttCAATGTGTGTTCTAATGAGAAGAGCTGTCTGATTCAATAATACTACCTTCAGTTTATCTGTGGCTGTTAATGAATTAAAGGGGTCATTATGCTGGTTAGTCCATAAACATGATGATAAATTATATGAGGAAGCATTTGAGGGCAACCTGAAAACATTTGAATGACATcctctgcatttattttcttgttatttaCAATAACCCTATCATTCACAAACTTGACATGGgtaattcaaataaaacagaattagaATTCTGCTTTAGGCAGGCAAATTTGCATTTAATAAAAGTCATAAGTGGAAAAGCAATTAAATTACAGTAGTTTTTTTGAAGGATCCCTCTTCctacataaatacatatttcaGCTATTCCTACCTTCGCTGCTGTATGGTAGAAGTTTCATGTCTAGTCCCTCACTTtccacagaaacaaaagcaaggcaaataatacatttttccaGCTATGTCTGCTGAACAAAACTTGCAGTGCATACGTGtgtatgtttgtgtgtttgGATATGAGTAATTTGAAGTAAATAGAAGCATCATTATCATATTGTTCAAAGCAAAGCAGATTATTCTGCTCAGTCACCTTCTGATTTAAACACTGTAACTGGTGCTTAGTTTATGCTGGCTGGCTGCCAAGTGAAAGCAATTATGTGTAATAATAGCAAAATTAAGAGGTGAGTGTTGCTGTTTTACAGCAGGACATGGCAAAACCCATTTCCTTCTGTCAGCTGTATCTTGattacacacacacagtcacacaggCAAGCTgtcttacacacacacatgcttgCACACATTCTTGTTCTTTGTCGTTTGCTGTCTTTCCTGTGGGTTTTAACTTAAGGTCACTGAaaccagaaaagaggaagaatatAGACCAAAGTGTTTGAAAGCAAATGAGAATAAACGTCTCACTTTGTGGGGGaaggatagaaaaaaaaaagatgaaagaaacaaaagagcaaaacaaaaagcctaTCTCAGTTATTGTTCTAACTGTGGtaatactttatttttctctcactgACAGGTGTCCTGGTGGTAAACGTTACATGGAGGAACAAGACTTACGTGGGAACACTGTTGGACTGCACAAAGCATGACTGGGCCCCTCCTAGGTAGGCAAACATTCTGagtctgttttttctctgctgtatttTAACCTCTAATCTCAGGCAAGAGACTGTACAGAGACTAATAAAGCACAACTGGTTGTAATTGAAAACATGCACCAGGGAAACGAGTAGTTCTCTCTTCCAGAGTGAAACATGGGGTGGAAGCtcttctttattttacttttgtatttttgagagggaaggggaaataCATAGAAGTCAGTCAGAGAGCAGTTAAtgttaaaatgcatttctgtaaGTTAGCAGGATTTTTTGTCCCATTGTTCTAACTAGGTGGATATGGACcatttttgccctttttttgaTGACTTTGCCTTTGACTCTGTAACATTCTCATTTGTCAGAAGGACATATTTCCTTTAATGTGTGTGAAGGTTCTCTTACGGGAcgtggtggtggtttttttttttcggttcacagctcctgctgatgAAATCTATTGTTTGTACAGGTTTTGTGAATCTCCAACAAGTGACCTGGAAATGCGCGGAGGACGGGGCAGGGGAAAGCGGGCAAGGTCCGCTGCAGCTGCGGCTGTACCTGGGAACGATGCGAGTTTTGCAGAGTCCAGAGGACTTCAGAATAAAAACCGAGGTGGTGCCaatgggaagggcaggaggggcagcctTAACTCAAGTGGGCGCAGAACACCCCCAAACTGCGCCTTGGATGAAGTCAAAGCCAGCCCCTCCTCCACAAACAAGAGGAAAACTAAGCCTCCTATGGAACTGGATTTGAACTCCAGTTCAGAGGACAATAAGTCTGGAAAACGCATCCGTACTAACTCTAGAAGCACTCCCACCACCCCACAGGGGAAACCCGAGACTACTTTTTTGGACCAAGGCTGCTCTTCCCCAGTGCTGATTGACTGTCCTCACCCCAACTGCAACAAGAAGTACAAGCACATTAATGGATTACGTTACCATCAGGCTCATGCACACTTAGACCCAGAAAACAAACTGGAGTTTGAGCCTGATAGTGAAGACAAAATTTCAGACTGCGAGGAAGCACTGAGTAATGTGGCACTTGAATGCAGTGAGCAAAGCACAAATTTGCCAGGCTTTGATCCGCTGAAAGCACCAACATCTCCTTCCTCCATTGCtaccccagggacccccaaagGAAAGAGGGAACTGACCAGCAATGGCCCTGGTTCGGTTATCAGTTCCAAAACTGGCAAGAGTTCTGGCAAAAAGAAGGGTCTGAACAGTGAATTGAACAGCCTTCCGGTAATTTCTAACATGGCAGCCACACTGGATAATTGCTCAGTAGCAGATGGCAATTTGCAAACCGAAATGCCAAAATTGGAGGCTGAAGGGTTAATTGACAAGAAGAGTTTTGGTGATAAAGGCAAGAAATCGAACAATTGCAAAGTGGATAAAAACGTTTCCAAGCTGAAAACAGCCAGGCCCATTGCTCCAGCGCCAGCACCAACTCCTCCCCAGTTAATAGCTATACCTACTACAGCCTTTACAACCACAACTACAGGGACAATACCGGGACTGCCCTCTCTAACAACTACTATTGTTCAGGCTACACCAAAGAGCCCTCCACTGAAACCCATTCAACCAAAGCCCACAATTATGGGAGAGCCAAGCACTGTAAACCCAGCTCTCACATCActcaaagacaaaaagaaaaaggagaagcgAAAGCTGAAggacaaagaaagcaaagagaCGGGCAGCCCCAAGATGGATTCTAAGCTGGGGAAGCTGGAGGATTCAAAAGGGTCCGGAAAAGACTTACCtggacattttttaaaagaccaTCTCAACAAGAATGAAGTGCTAGCCAATGGCCTGTCAGAGTCTCAGGAGAGCAGGATGGCAAGTATTAAGGCTGAAGCTGATAAAGTTTACACATTCACAGACAATGCGCCCAGCCCTTCCATAGGGAGTGCCTCCAGGATGGAATGCAGCACTTTGGTGAATGGACAATCTGCCATGGCCCCACTGCACGTGTTGACACAGAATGGCGCAGACAGCACGGCTGCTAAAACCAACAGCCCCGCTTACTCGGACATTTCTGATGCAGCTGATGATGGTGGCTCTGACAGCAGGTCAGAGGGCATGAGGTCAAAGGCCAGCTCTCCATCAGATATTATTTCTAATAAAGATGGTGTTGTAAAAGGACATTCTTCAACCACAGCACAATCAGCTCAAGCAAAAGAGTCTCATTCTCCCTATTACCATGGCTACGATCCTTATTATTCCCCAAGTTACTTGCACTCTGGACAGGtcagtgccccagcagctgggaacagcagTACCCCACAGGGGCTGAAGATTAAAAAAGAGACTGAGGAAGAggctgaaaagaaagagaaggcagaATCGTCAGATGCCAAGAAAAGCGAAAGCACTTCCTCTAATTTGCAGCCACAACATCAGTCAGTAATAACTCAAAGACACCCTGCACTTGCTCAGTCACTTTATTATGGACAGTATGCTTATGGGCTCTATATGGACCAAAAGTCCTTAATGGCCTCCAACCCTGCTTACAGGCAGCAGTATGAAAAATACTATGAGGACCAGAGACTAGCAGAACAGAAAATGGCACAAAGTGGGAGGGACTGTGAAAGGAAGAATGATCCCCCCTTGAAGGAGGTTGGGAAGGATGACAACAAGCAGAAGAATATTCCATCTGCCACTATTTCAAAGGCCCCTTCAACTCCGGAGTCCAGCAAAAATAACACTAAAATAGGATCATTAGTTCCTAACAAAGGTGAGGAGACAAGCAAATCACAGCTCCTTTCCaatcaccagcagcagcttcagtcTGACACTTTCAAAGccaaacaaatggaaaatcaCCAGCTTATAAAGGAGGCTGTGGAGATGAAATCTGTTATGGACTCAATGAAACAAACAGGAGTAGATCCAACCACAAGATTTAAACAGGTGAGATCACAGAAAATGGAACAAGAGTGTCTTGGTTTATCTTTTAAGTCATGTgatattttccttctgattcTCCTACATTCTTCTACCTCTGCAGCCAAACAAGCTCGATCATCCTTTTTTCGTGCTGGATGGTATTGTAGTCTGTGAAGAGACCAATAAACCTTCCAGTTGAGCtgcttggaaaaagaaaaaagaaagaaaagaaaaaaaaaaaaaaaaaaaaaaaaaaaaaaaaaaaaaaaaaaaaaaaaggtctagTAAGGTGGTGACAGAGCACAGGCTTAAGACCTGAACAgactattttaaattatatgcaTGATTAAAATAGAATTAGATTTCTCTCTTAGATGTAAATTCTAAGTAGTTTGCTTAGTTTAGATATAAGAAATTTCAAGCAAAATAAGCAGCTTTTATTGTGAGAGGACTTAAAGTAGATTTGAAACATGGTTtgaagtgtttcttttttttgttaaatgacAGTTGGCATTTACTAAAGATGGGTGAGCTGGTTCTTTGAAGAGTTGGCTTAAAGCACAGCTCTTTATCTTAACCCAAGGTGACCTTTCTGAAGCAGTTAAGTTCCCCTTCTCTCCTCAGCCACCCTCAAGCCCCTACAGACCTACACAATGGATGAAATCCTGTCTCCATTGAAGTCAGTGATAGTTTTGccattgacttcagtggaaCCAGAATTTTATCCAGTGGCTTCATGCTGACCCTCGTAGATGTCACATTGCCTTCATTTGAGGCAATGCGACTGTCTCCGTGCTCTGAACTGGAGCCTCAATGCTTGATGCTTTCATGTTCTGGTGTATGGTACATCCCAGACTTCACCCTTACAGGCTGTCTTTCAAGGTACAGTGGGATCAGGGGAGTGGGAGTAGAGAGCTCTAAAGGAAGTGGGATGGTACAGCCCTAAGTAGGAGAAGATGTCTGCTGATTCAAGTGAGTATTTGAACCAGACTGTCCAAGCATTTAGTTGCGTGCTTATATTTCTGTGGCGTGTGCCATAAATGCCTGTCAGGTGGAGAAAATGCTGGCAATTAGCTCTTGCATATCCTGTATTAGAAAAAGAAGTCTTCCTGTTACTTCTCCATACTGATTTGGTGTGGTACTGTAAAAAACTCACCTCTCTAGTTCTGTGACATGTTTATAAACTGGTCTTtgtaatatattatataaaaaaGTATTTACAGTGCCCAGTACACATTCTTTAAACCATGTGATCATGATCCAATAAATAGTTGCCCATCTGTAACTTTACAAACTTAAAATAAGATTGTCAGCTGAAAAAGTCTGCTTTAATGCTTGACTTCCACGGAGTCCTGGATGTTTGTAACACTGGAGGCAGTATTAGAACCTTGCCAGCTAGATCAGCTTTACATGTGCATTGTTCCAGGTATTCTAAGTGCTCTGGCATATCATTAGCTGGCTCTAATTTTGTGGTTCACAGATACTTTTTTCTCTCTAGTGGGAAAAATCTCTCTGTgggctttaattaaaatgttttatgaatAACATGGTCTCAGAACTTCATTACATTGCATATGTATTTCATGATTAAACTAGTTAAAGGCATGAATAAGGATATAAGATGAAGCAATTGAATTAAATTTTGATAATAGACTTCTGCTCCTTCATGGAATATTGGTTTGACTTTGAGCTCGAGGCACTCTGTGGCAGGCAAACCTTTCCTCTATGTAATGGGGATATGGTATTAAAAcagctattaaaaatacattaactgAAATGTGGGAAATACTAATAACAAACTTAGTTCTACGTCTAAGttcagaacaatttttttctcctctgtattAGGATCCAGATTCACGAACATGGCATCATTATGTCTATCAGCCCAAATACCTTGATCAGCAAAAATCAGAAGAACTTGATCGTgagaaaaagttaaaagaagACAGCCCTAGAAAAACACCTAACAAGGAAAGTTCCCTGCCTAACCTTCCTGTCTCATTAGCGAGCATTAAAGAGGAGCCTAAAGAGGTCAAGCGTTCTGATTCTCAATCAGTGGATGAGAGCAAGATTAAAAACGATGATCAAAAGACTCCTGTAAATTGGAAGGATTCTCGGGGTGCTAGAGTAGCAGTTTCCTCACCAATGAGTCAGCATCAGTCATACATCCAGTACTTGCATGCTTACCCGTATCCGCAGATGTACGATCCAAACCATCCAGCCTATCGTGCAGTCTCTCCTGTCCTAATGCACAGCTATCCTGGTATGTATTCTGAAACCTGCCTTCCGCATGAGCTAAGATTTGTGTCCTCAGCCTCAGTAAAGCCTGCGTTTTAATATTCATCTGTTATTAGCTAGGCTAAATTAGAAGCTTTATGGGTGGCGTTGTGTTGCTTGTGCTTCCACTGGGGAAAGTTCTGTAGATGAAACTGATTTAATACAAGATGTTCCTTTTATGAACTCTCAAGTTTCTCAACACTTGACAGTCTGCTGTTGCTGTTAGACTGACAGATAGTTTATTGcctataaaaatattctaagCACTTACTGTCAGAACCATTATAGTTACTATTCTTTTTACTTAAAGAGGATCCATAAATGTCTGAAATGGCTATCAACTCAACCCTCTTTATATCCTCCATTCATCAGGGTAAATTAGGTGATGAAATTGAAGAGCAGGAGTGCCATTTGGTAGTCATGTGATCTAGTTTTGATGTAATTCTCAGTTCTGACATTGTCTCCTCCTAGCCTGATATaatcaaaatgtaaaaacaGCAACTTGACGTGGTATTTATTGTTTACCCACAGGGGCCTATCTCCCTCCAGGATTTCATTATCCAGTTTATGGGAAGATGTCAGGGAGAGAAGAGGCAGAGAAGGTCAATACCAGCCCGAGCATCAATGCAAAATCAACCACTGAGTCCAAAGCACTGGATTTGCTCCAGCAGCATGCCAACCAGTATCGCAGCAAGTCACCCGTTGTAAGGCTTCATCTGTTCTTACTGAAGAGTGTCACATACGGCAAGGGGTAGAGGAGGAACATAATTGTGGGAAGCTCACAATCTAGCATCAAGCTATGAATGCATGATTCTTCTTTATAGTACTGCATAAAATAGAAGCAATTTATAGTCAGAATGCTTCTGTGGCATAAACTGGAAGTAATAACGCATCTAACACAGTTCTGTGCTGAGGTTTCCTGTCTCGAATGGACTCATTTGGAAATACAGATTCAGAGATACCTCCTGGTGCACAGATTTTTTGCAGTTAAAAAGGAACCTCCGGTTTGGAAACACAATGAAATTGTGGGAGTTGGACCATGGGATTTGATAATATCCCCTCCTTGTATTTGCCAAGAATCCACATCTTCCAAGTAGCTGATTACCAGCCCCCATTTCTGAAGATTTACAAATAAGATTTACAAAACTGGAACAAATACTGTTGTTTCACTTTCAGATAAGTTGTTGCTGGTTTTAACTGTGAGCAAGTCACTGACTCTCATTCTATTTTCTAAAAGGTTTTTCTGCTATTCAGTCAAACTTGATCCCCAGAGAGCATTAGAAGGTTGAGGATTAATTAACATCCGTTTTCAGCAGCTCACCTAGGCTGTTCAGGCATTCGCAAGCCACTCGAGCTTCAGAGAGCCCAAAACTAGATGTCACTGTGGTGTCTTCAAGATGTAGTGTGTTGCCTCAAAGTCTTTGTGCCTTGAGAAATCTTCCATTAACCAGAAAGATTAGTTTTAGATTAGAATCAAGTGCAAATATTCCAGTAGAGAATTCTTCTTCAGAAAAGGTGGTTTCATGATTTGCGTTTGAAAGGTTTTTGACACGCAGTGGCACATGGTTTTGTTGCGATTTCATCCCTTTTAAAATTCTCACATCAGTTTTCATTCACTTTCTGTCGCTAGCCTGTGGAGAAGTCACCAGCAGAGCGTGAACGGGAAGCAGAGAGGGAACGAGACCGCCATTCTCCTTTCAGCCAGCGGCATCTCCATACACACCACCACACACACGTTGGAATGGGCTACCCCCTTATACCTGGACAGTATGACCCATTTCAAGGTGAGCAGAGAATTGCCAGTGGATGAGATCAGCTTGCCTCATGGAGTTGTTGCCTTGACACTGGAAATTGTGCCTACATGATGCATTTTGAATAGAGATCCTGTTGTTAGGACAGAAGTGCTTTACATTTAGGAAGAAGGCTTGAAAATTCGCAGCATGTACTAGCAATAAATTAGTAGCTTCATGCCTGAAAAACACCAAGTTTTGTTTCCAAAACTGGGTGTCAGAGGATTATTAAAGATATACCAGTTAGGCTGTCATCCACATGAATGTTTTGATTCCTCCTGCAAACTGACATTAACTGGCTGAAAGGCGGTAAAAtatccaaaccaaacaacctCCTTTTTGTATAATTAGGGTTGTGTAAGCAATGGAGGAAGTGTAGCAAAGACAAAAGCTTTTTATACTGAACATACTTTATGTACAAGGCATTGCAGTCACAAGGGTTTGTGCTTGTTATAATTTGACTGTTTGAAAGAGGACTCTTTGTGTTTTGGCAAATGCCGTGCGCAAAGTTGCAGTCAGGgaaaaagcagcacagtgagATACAATTTATTCTCCCTAGGTTTTATACCAGTCTTTGAATGGTTTTTCTTAACTGTGGACTCTAGCTGAATTAAAAAGAGGTTTCCTCCCATGCAGCAAAGTACATGCTACCACAATTGGTGGCTAAATGACATTTCTTCTTTATGTTGACTTAGTGCCTCAGCActtatttttcctgtgtaaaAGTCTTGACATTTCTCAGTGTGATTCAGTGATTCCAAATGCCTTTTGGGATGCATTATGCTTGTTCAGTAGCAAAATTGTAAAAATGGTAAGATATTATGGAAGTATTGTATCGTAAGCAGATGGCATGTCATGTCTGTGTTTTGATTCTTGTTGTTTCCTGGTACCTATTATTTCTACAGAGCTTCTTATTCATGAACTCTCATACAAACCACTTAGCTTCATGCAGTGCAGTATTTGGAAAGGAATGAAGTTAGTAGAAATGCTTTAATTTCTTGTAGAATATCTATCAAAACCAATTCAGTTTATTACAGAAAGGTATATTGATCATACTGGGCAGACTGTCTTAAAAGTGTTGCCTGCAATATTTGTCATTTATGTAGTATTAACCCCCCTACGTTTTCTGGTTGTTGCCTTAGAGATCCTTCCTATCATTTCTCTGACCACAAAAATCTATTAAAACCAGAAGTACATCAACattcctttgtttcttctttccctcAGGATTGACCTCTGCTGCCCTTGTTGCCACTCAGCAGGTGGCTGCACAGGCATCTGCATCTGGTATGTTTCCTGCACAAAGAAGGTAAATAGCCAATAAATTATATATCGTAACATAGAGAGGAGAAAGCAAATCACAGGGGTTTTTTAGCCTGATGGTGTGCATTTCCTTGTATGAAACAGTTTTTAAGGCTGAGGAAAAACTTGGTTCTGTGGGTTAATTGCAAGTTtggttttggaattttttgtAACATAGGTcattaagaaggaaaaaatagtcTGTCTTTTGAGATTTTCCATAGAGTGTGTTTTAAGGATTGGTATTAAGACAAAACAAGAGATTATGAAATTCAATTTAAGATccaaatttttaataaaatgagtTTAAAACTAGTGTTCAGTTTGCTCCATGCATGACCAGACAAACAGGATTTTATCTATTCTGCAAGTCTGCCTGCCTTGCTGATCTTACTTTTAGAGAGGTTTGTTTGGGAGC
This genomic window from Prinia subflava isolate CZ2003 ecotype Zambia chromosome Z, Cam_Psub_1.2, whole genome shotgun sequence contains:
- the ZNF608 gene encoding zinc finger protein 608 isoform X2 — translated: MSLNTSTAGKGVDPNAVDTYDSGDDWEIGVGNLIIDLDADLEKDRQKFEMNNSNTTTSSNTSSKDCGGLASSGANATSALADGLKFASVQPSAPQGNSSHKETSKSKVKRSKTSKDANKSLPSAALYGIPEISSAGKRQEVQGRPGEATGMNSALGQSVSSNPNGNNNNTSSTTTVSSCGKNKEEKPGKAPGSRGSKRDKDAGKSRKDKQHDLQQGHPNGSGGGNSQIPSGHLYGFGAKGGSGGSSSPFHCTSSAVGEVSKSTPDSGLMGNSVLVKKEEEEEESHRRIKKLKTEKVDPLFTVPAPPPPISSSITPQILPSYFSPSSSNIAAPVEQLLVRTRSVGVNTCEVGVVTEPECLGPCEPGTSVNLEGIVWHETEEGVLVVNVTWRNKTYVGTLLDCTKHDWAPPRFCESPTSDLEMRGGRGRGKRARSAAAAAVPGNDASFAESRGLQNKNRGGANGKGRRGSLNSSGRRTPPNCALDEVKASPSSTNKRKTKPPMELDLNSSSEDNKSGKRIRTNSRSTPTTPQGKPETTFLDQGCSSPVLIDCPHPNCNKKYKHINGLRYHQAHAHLDPENKLEFEPDSEDKISDCEEALSNVALECSEQSTNLPGFDPLKAPTSPSSIATPGTPKGKRELTSNGPGSVISSKTGKSSGKKKGLNSELNSLPVISNMAATLDNCSVADGNLQTEMPKLEAEGLIDKKSFGDKGKKSNNCKVDKNVSKLKTARPIAPAPAPTPPQLIAIPTTAFTTTTTGTIPGLPSLTTTIVQATPKSPPLKPIQPKPTIMGEPSTVNPALTSLKDKKKKEKRKLKDKESKETGSPKMDSKLGKLEDSKGSGKDLPGHFLKDHLNKNEVLANGLSESQESRMASIKAEADKVYTFTDNAPSPSIGSASRMECSTLVNGQSAMAPLHVLTQNGADSTAAKTNSPAYSDISDAADDGGSDSRSEGMRSKASSPSDIISNKDGVVKGHSSTTAQSAQAKESHSPYYHGYDPYYSPSYLHSGQVSAPAAGNSSTPQGLKIKKETEEEAEKKEKAESSDAKKSESTSSNLQPQHQSVITQRHPALAQSLYYGQYAYGLYMDQKSLMASNPAYRQQYEKYYEDQRLAEQKMAQSGRDCERKNDPPLKEVGKDDNKQKNIPSATISKAPSTPESSKNNTKIGSLVPNKGEETSKSQLLSNHQQQLQSDTFKAKQMENHQLIKEAVEMKSVMDSMKQTGVDPTTRFKQDPDSRTWHHYVYQPKYLDQQKSEELDREKKLKEDSPRKTPNKESSLPNLPVSLASIKEEPKEVKRSDSQSVDESKIKNDDQKTPVNWKDSRGARVAVSSPMSQHQSYIQYLHAYPYPQMYDPNHPAYRAVSPVLMHSYPGAYLPPGFHYPVYGKMSGREEAEKVNTSPSINAKSTTESKALDLLQQHANQYRSKSPVPVEKSPAEREREAERERDRHSPFSQRHLHTHHHTHVGMGYPLIPGQYDPFQGLTSAALVATQQVAAQASASGMFPAQRR
- the ZNF608 gene encoding zinc finger protein 608 isoform X1 codes for the protein MSLNTSTAGKGVDPNAVDTYDSGDDWEIGVGNLIIDLDADLEKDRQKFEMNNSNTTTSSNTSSKDCGGLASSGANATSALADGLKFASVQPSAPQGNSSHKETSKSKVKRSKTSKDANKSLPSAALYGIPEISSAGKRQEVQGRPGEATGMNSALGQSVSSNPNGNNNNTSSTTTVSSCGKNKEEKPGKAPGSRGSKRDKDAGKSRKDKQHDLQQGHPNGSGGGNSQIPSGHLYGFGAKGGSGGSSSPFHCTSSAVGEVSKSTPDSGLMGNSVLVKKEEEEEESHRRIKKLKTEKVDPLFTVPAPPPPISSSITPQILPSYFSPSSSNIAAPVEQLLVRTRSVGVNTCEVGVVTEPECLGPCEPGTSVNLEGIVWHETEEGVLVVNVTWRNKTYVGTLLDCTKHDWAPPRFCESPTSDLEMRGGRGRGKRARSAAAAAVPGNDASFAESRGLQNKNRGGANGKGRRGSLNSSGRRTPPNCALDEVKASPSSTNKRKTKPPMELDLNSSSEDNKSGKRIRTNSRSTPTTPQGKPETTFLDQGCSSPVLIDCPHPNCNKKYKHINGLRYHQAHAHLDPENKLEFEPDSEDKISDCEEALSNVALECSEQSTNLPGFDPLKAPTSPSSIATPGTPKGKRELTSNGPGSVISSKTGKSSGKKKGLNSELNSLPVISNMAATLDNCSVADGNLQTEMPKLEAEGLIDKKSFGDKGKKSNNCKVDKNVSKLKTARPIAPAPAPTPPQLIAIPTTAFTTTTTGTIPGLPSLTTTIVQATPKSPPLKPIQPKPTIMGEPSTVNPALTSLKDKKKKEKRKLKDKESKETGSPKMDSKLGKLEDSKGSGKDLPGHFLKDHLNKNEVLANGLSESQESRMASIKAEADKVYTFTDNAPSPSIGSASRMECSTLVNGQSAMAPLHVLTQNGADSTAAKTNSPAYSDISDAADDGGSDSRSEGMRSKASSPSDIISNKDGVVKGHSSTTAQSAQAKESHSPYYHGYDPYYSPSYLHSGQVSAPAAGNSSTPQGLKIKKETEEEAEKKEKAESSDAKKSESTSSNLQPQHQSVITQRHPALAQSLYYGQYAYGLYMDQKSLMASNPAYRQQYEKYYEDQRLAEQKMAQSGRDCERKNDPPLKEVGKDDNKQKNIPSATISKAPSTPESSKNNTKIGSLVPNKGEETSKSQLLSNHQQQLQSDTFKAKQMENHQLIKEAVEMKSVMDSMKQTGVDPTTRFKQDPDSRTWHHYVYQPKYLDQQKSEELDREKKLKEDSPRKTPNKESSLPNLPVSLASIKEEPKEVKRSDSQSVDESKIKNDDQKTPVNWKDSRGARVAVSSPMSQHQSYIQYLHAYPYPQMYDPNHPAYRAVSPVLMHSYPGAYLPPGFHYPVYGKMSGREEAEKVNTSPSINAKSTTESKALDLLQQHANQYRSKSPVPVEKSPAEREREAERERDRHSPFSQRHLHTHHHTHVGMGYPLIPGQYDPFQGLTSAALVATQQVAAQASASGMFPAQRRE